The segment GGGTCGAGCTTGAAGACATCGCGGAGGATGTGGTGGCCAAAGAGGGCAAAGGTCAGGCCCATGATGGACATGTAGACGATGGCAAGGCGCATGGCCGTGTAGGTGCGGGCCTTGGCGCGGTCGGGGCGGTTGCGGCCAATCCATTGTCCGACGATGGGGGCAATGGCTTGGTTAAGGCCGACGGCGGGCATAAAGGACACGTGCATGAGGCTGACGGCGGCGTTGTGCGCGGCAAGGGACTTTTCGCCGAAGTAACCCACGATGAATCCGGTGAAGATTCCCCAATTGGCGACGTCGAGAAAGAACTGCAGGCCCGCTGCCCAACCGATGCGAATCAGCTCGCGCATTTTTCCGAGATCTATGCGGTAGTTGCTTCGCGACGCGTACATGTCATCGACGGTCTTGCTCATGAAGATGGCTTGCAGCATGACGACCTGGAGAAACAGTGAAATAATCGTGGCGATTGCGGCTCCGGCGACGCCCCATTTGGGGAAGCCGAACTTGCCGAAGATCAGCAGATAGTCCAACACGCCGTTGAGGGCGTTGCAGACAATGGCAACCACCATGGGGATCTTGGGGCGGTTGACGGCCTGGAAGAACGAAGCGAGAGCGATTTGCCAGGCGATGAACCCGTATCCGAAGAGGCGAACGTTGAAGTAGAGGACTTCCAAACGGGTGACCGCTTCGGAGTGGCGCATCAGGCGGAATAGAGGTTCAGAGAGCGGCCACAACGCGAAAGCGAGCACGCCCGCGATGATGGAAATGTAAATGCCTTGCCAGACGTAGCTGGCGCAGTCTTGAGGACGGCCACGGCCGAGACTCTGAGAAACGAACGTCGTGACGCAGCCGAGGATGCCGAAGATGAAGGTACCCATGGTATACGACCACAAGCCGGCGGAGCCCACGGCGGCCAGTTCGGTTTCTCCAAGCCAGCTCACCATGAACGTGTCGACGAACTGCATCATCGTCCAGGAAATCGAACTGAGAATAATGGGGCCGGCCATCCGCGTGACTTCGGACAATCCAGCCCAGCGCGATTCCCGGTCTTCATCTATGTAGACATGCTGGCTCACAAAAGAGGCTCCGTCGAAAGAAAGAAAGAAAGGGTAACACAGGCCCGTCCCACAAGAGGTAATGCAAGTATGCATACTTTGAGGGTGACGCTCGCCATCAGGTCCGAGACAGCCGC is part of the Candidatus Hydrogenedentota bacterium genome and harbors:
- a CDS encoding MATE family efflux transporter, which encodes MSQHVYIDEDRESRWAGLSEVTRMAGPIILSSISWTMMQFVDTFMVSWLGETELAAVGSAGLWSYTMGTFIFGILGCVTTFVSQSLGRGRPQDCASYVWQGIYISIIAGVLAFALWPLSEPLFRLMRHSEAVTRLEVLYFNVRLFGYGFIAWQIALASFFQAVNRPKIPMVVAIVCNALNGVLDYLLIFGKFGFPKWGVAGAAIATIISLFLQVVMLQAIFMSKTVDDMYASRSNYRIDLGKMRELIRIGWAAGLQFFLDVANWGIFTGFIVGYFGEKSLAAHNAAVSLMHVSFMPAVGLNQAIAPIVGQWIGRNRPDRAKARTYTAMRLAIVYMSIMGLTFALFGHHILRDVFKLDPEIVAIGHTLLLLAAIFQGFDAVNITVMGALRGAGDTRWMAIVMGICAYAVFLPAAVVLAFPLKLEAVGAWIGATIYIIGLSGLLFRRWHGERWRNIKIFASDLTSTH